In the genome of Serratia symbiotica (Periphyllus acericola), the window AAAATTGCTCGCTGGTTTTCGCTGCGTCACCACCGGTGTCTTCGCTGGTAGCAGCAACCCGTTCGCACGTATTGTGCAAAAGCAGGTCACGCAGCTTTTTGTCCAACTCTGTGGCAATGGCCGGGTTCTCTTTCAGGAAGTTGCAGGCATTAGCCTTGCCCTGGCCGATTTTCTCACCGTTGTAACTGTACCAAGCACCTGCTTTTTCGATCATTTTATGCTTAACGCCCAAATCAACCAATTCACCACGGCTGTTGATGCCTTCGCCGTACATGATTTGGAACTCAGCCTGCTTGAACGGCGCAGCGATTTTGTTTTTCACCACTTTCACGCGGGTCTCGCTGCCCACGACCTCGTCTCCTTCCTTGATCGCGCCGATGCGGCGGATATCCAGACGGACAGAAGCATAGAACTTGAGGGCGTTACCTCCGGTGGTTGTTTCAGGGTTACCGAACATCACGCCAATTTTCATACGAATCTGGTTGATGAAGATCAGCAGGGTGTTAGCGTTTTTCAGATTGCCAGCCAGCTTACGCATCGCCTGGCTCATCATACGTGCCGCCAGCCCCATGTGTGAGTCGCCGATTTCGCCTTCAATTTCCGCCTTCGGCGTCAGCGCCGCCACGGAATCGACAATGATAACATCAACCGCACCAGAGCGGGTCAGCGCATCACAGATTTCCAGCGCCTGCTCACCAGTGTCCGGCTGGGAACACAACAGGTTGTTGATATCCACACCCAGCTTCTTCGCATAAATTGGGTCTAGCGCGTGCTCAGCGTCAATGAATGCACAGGTTTTGCCCTCACGCTGCGCCGCAGCGATAACCTGCAACGTTAAAGTGGTTTTCCCGGAGGATTCCGGGCCATAGATCTCGACGATCCGGCCCATAGGCAGACCACCAGCACCCAGTGCAATATCAAGTGACAATGAACCGGTGGAGATCGTTTCTACATCCATGGAACGGTCTTCACCCAGGCGCATGATGGAGCCTTTGCCAAACTGTTTCTCAATCTGGCCCAGTGCCGCAGCTAACGCCTTTTGCTTGTTCTCATCAATAGCCATTTTTGCTCCTTCATTTAGCAATGCCGATATTACCCCACACTGCCACTGATTGTATTTTGTGTAGGAAATGTCACTAATTATACTGTACAGTCATACAGTAACAAGCCAATTTCACAAAAATTCTTCAAGGGTGGTCCGCAGCGCAAAAACCGTCGTCTGAAGCCGCACCGCATCGCGGTCGCCAACAAAATGTCCCTTGCGTACCAACACTCGGCCCCCATCGGCGAAGCCAAACCAAACCGTTCCCACTGGTTTTTCCTCGCTGCCACCTTCAGGGCCAGCAATGCCGCTTACCGAGAGTGCCAGATCAGCCTTCGCGACATGTAGCGCGCCTAACGCCA includes:
- the recA gene encoding recombinase RecA; this translates as MAIDENKQKALAAALGQIEKQFGKGSIMRLGEDRSMDVETISTGSLSLDIALGAGGLPMGRIVEIYGPESSGKTTLTLQVIAAAQREGKTCAFIDAEHALDPIYAKKLGVDINNLLCSQPDTGEQALEICDALTRSGAVDVIIVDSVAALTPKAEIEGEIGDSHMGLAARMMSQAMRKLAGNLKNANTLLIFINQIRMKIGVMFGNPETTTGGNALKFYASVRLDIRRIGAIKEGDEVVGSETRVKVVKNKIAAPFKQAEFQIMYGEGINSRGELVDLGVKHKMIEKAGAWYSYNGEKIGQGKANACNFLKENPAIATELDKKLRDLLLHNTCERVAATSEDTGGDAAKTSEQF